A single region of the Thermococcus zilligii AN1 genome encodes:
- the ftsZ gene encoding cell division protein FtsZ translates to MVFKLLEQAGIKLDLDDEKKVEKKQDFAGEEFDEDLIKISIVGVGGSGNNTITRLYELGVEGAELIAMNTDAQALRHAKAHKKLLLGKEITQGKGSGGDPEVGYRAAEASAHEIAETIGDVDLVFITAGMGNGTGTGAAPVVAKVIKERARHNGRFREPLVVSVVTFPFKTEGTVRVEKARAGIKALLHYSDTVVIIENDKLLKLVPNLPINAAFRFADEIIARMVKGITETIKLPSMVNIDFADVYSVMKEGGAALIGIGESDSKNRAVEAVKAALENKMLDVKFGSGSKALVHFTVGPDVNLGEINEAMEVVYSNLGAKSEIKWGARVDEDMGKVVRAMVIMTGVESPHILSGQNALQTESNVIVPKSGPIPFEKKATSDDIYRIISRQENPAGSNPEAETRRRLNKLFEPYEF, encoded by the coding sequence ATGGTGTTCAAACTCCTGGAACAGGCCGGGATTAAACTTGATTTGGATGATGAAAAAAAGGTAGAGAAGAAGCAGGATTTCGCTGGTGAGGAGTTTGATGAGGACCTCATAAAGATTTCAATTGTGGGTGTCGGTGGCTCCGGAAACAACACCATAACGAGGCTTTACGAGTTGGGTGTTGAGGGGGCGGAGTTAATAGCGATGAACACTGATGCCCAGGCCCTTAGGCACGCTAAGGCCCACAAGAAGCTTCTCCTCGGAAAGGAAATAACCCAGGGTAAGGGATCCGGCGGCGACCCGGAGGTCGGCTACAGGGCCGCTGAAGCGAGTGCCCATGAGATAGCTGAAACTATCGGTGATGTGGATCTCGTTTTCATAACCGCTGGAATGGGCAACGGTACTGGAACCGGAGCCGCTCCTGTCGTCGCAAAGGTGATAAAGGAACGTGCCAGACACAACGGCCGTTTCAGGGAGCCCCTGGTTGTCAGTGTCGTCACGTTCCCATTCAAGACGGAAGGAACCGTCAGGGTGGAAAAGGCAAGGGCCGGTATAAAGGCTCTCCTCCACTACTCGGACACCGTTGTTATAATTGAGAATGACAAACTTCTCAAGCTCGTGCCGAATCTTCCGATAAACGCCGCCTTCCGCTTTGCCGACGAGATAATAGCCAGAATGGTCAAGGGCATAACCGAGACCATAAAGCTCCCCTCCATGGTGAACATTGACTTCGCCGATGTTTACAGCGTCATGAAGGAAGGTGGTGCTGCCCTCATAGGAATCGGCGAGAGCGACTCCAAGAACAGAGCTGTTGAGGCCGTCAAGGCCGCCCTTGAGAACAAGATGCTCGACGTCAAGTTCGGAAGCGGTAGCAAGGCCCTGGTTCACTTCACCGTTGGTCCGGACGTTAACCTCGGGGAGATCAACGAGGCGATGGAGGTAGTCTACAGCAACCTCGGTGCCAAGTCCGAGATAAAGTGGGGTGCCAGGGTAGACGAGGACATGGGTAAGGTCGTCAGGGCAATGGTCATAATGACAGGTGTTGAGAGCCCGCACATACTCAGCGGGCAGAATGCACTTCAGACTGAGTCCAACGTAATCGTTCCGAAATCCGGGCCCATTCCCTTTGAAAAGAAAGCGACCTCCGATGATATATACAGGATCATCTCAAGGCAGGAAAATCCAGCCGGCTCTAATCCTGAGGCTGAAACCAGAAGGAGATTAAATAAGCTCTTTGAGCCCTACGAGTTCTGA
- a CDS encoding ParA family protein has translation MAAVISVANQKGGVGKTTLTLNLGYGLARTGRKVLLIDVDPQFNLTFGLIGMDVLNYETNNVGTLMTKESNVEETIVEITENLHLIPSHLNLSAKEIEIINAYNRERRLEKAISPVLPDYDYVLIDNPPSMGIFLVNSLTVSDYVLIPLELSYFGVIGMQLMFGLMAMIREETNESLTLMGLVPNKFTRQTKVPQTRLKELRKTYPDAPILTTIPRAIALEKAQGEGVSIFDYEPGGRAARAFEKLTREVISIVEGG, from the coding sequence ATGGCAGCTGTGATCAGTGTTGCCAATCAGAAGGGCGGCGTTGGAAAAACAACTCTGACCTTAAACCTCGGTTACGGGCTTGCAAGGACTGGCAGGAAAGTCCTTCTGATAGATGTGGATCCCCAGTTCAACTTAACTTTTGGGCTCATTGGAATGGACGTCCTAAACTACGAGACTAACAACGTTGGAACGCTGATGACAAAGGAGAGCAACGTGGAAGAAACGATAGTCGAGATCACCGAAAACCTCCACCTCATTCCCAGTCATCTCAATTTGTCCGCCAAGGAGATAGAGATAATCAACGCTTACAACCGCGAAAGAAGGCTTGAAAAGGCTATAAGCCCCGTTCTCCCCGACTACGACTATGTCCTCATAGACAATCCCCCGAGCATGGGGATATTCCTCGTAAACTCGCTGACGGTCTCTGACTACGTTCTAATCCCCCTGGAGCTCAGCTATTTCGGCGTTATAGGCATGCAGCTCATGTTTGGCCTGATGGCAATGATCCGGGAGGAGACCAATGAGAGCCTAACCCTTATGGGTCTGGTCCCCAACAAGTTCACCCGCCAGACCAAGGTTCCCCAGACCAGGCTTAAGGAACTCAGGAAAACGTATCCGGATGCTCCCATACTCACAACGATCCCGAGGGCCATAGCCCTGGAGAAGGCCCAGGGGGAGGGGGTTAGTATATTTGATTACGAACCTGGAGGAAGGGCTGCCCGTGCGTTTGAGAAGCTTACCCGTGAGGTGATCTCCATTGTCGAAGGAGGGTGA
- a CDS encoding adenylyltransferase/cytidyltransferase family protein, with protein sequence MKEKERKKIRVLVGGVFDILHVGHIHFLKHAKELGDELTVIVAHDETVRAQKGRDPVNPAEDRAELLRAIRYVDEVYIGTPGTIDLNLVKKINPDVIAIGPDQNFDSERLKEELRKNGIKAEVIRIPYLYKSDRAKTSKIIERIIEEFCE encoded by the coding sequence ATGAAAGAGAAGGAAAGAAAAAAGATACGGGTCCTTGTGGGCGGAGTATTTGACATCCTCCACGTTGGCCATATTCATTTTCTGAAACATGCGAAGGAACTCGGGGACGAACTCACTGTTATAGTTGCCCACGACGAGACTGTCAGAGCGCAGAAGGGGCGCGATCCTGTAAACCCCGCCGAGGACAGGGCAGAACTTCTCAGGGCGATTAGATACGTGGACGAGGTCTACATAGGAACCCCCGGCACGATAGACCTGAACCTCGTCAAGAAGATAAACCCAGACGTCATAGCAATCGGTCCTGACCAGAACTTCGACAGCGAGAGACTGAAGGAGGAGCTCAGGAAAAACGGAATCAAGGCAGAGGTAATAAGAATACCCTACCTCTACAAGAGCGATAGGGCAAAGACGAGCAAGATAATCGAAAGAATAATAGAAGAGTTCTGCGAATAA
- a CDS encoding RNA-binding protein, with protein sequence MELKVKHPLSKKEVREILKEMSEIFGEEIAEKMLNKKDNVEVAEFDKTTEILLVNGKPLFIRRKDLVFPLVIALYELSGQDDLRKWPRRVVVDEGAVQYILNGADVMAAGITDADENIKEGDFVFVVEENYGRPLAIGIALMDGKTMKEKPKGKAVKNIHHAKDKIWELTVG encoded by the coding sequence ATGGAGCTCAAGGTCAAACACCCCCTCAGCAAGAAGGAGGTAAGGGAAATCCTCAAAGAGATGAGCGAGATATTTGGTGAGGAGATAGCTGAGAAGATGTTAAACAAGAAGGATAATGTAGAGGTCGCCGAGTTCGATAAAACAACCGAGATACTCCTGGTAAACGGGAAACCACTCTTCATAAGACGAAAAGACCTGGTGTTCCCCCTGGTGATAGCGCTCTATGAGCTCTCCGGCCAGGATGACCTAAGGAAGTGGCCGAGGCGTGTTGTGGTTGACGAAGGTGCCGTTCAGTATATCCTCAATGGAGCCGACGTTATGGCCGCGGGAATAACGGACGCTGATGAGAACATAAAGGAGGGGGACTTTGTGTTTGTGGTCGAAGAGAACTACGGAAGGCCACTTGCCATTGGAATAGCGCTGATGGACGGAAAGACCATGAAAGAAAAGCCCAAGGGAAAGGCCGTCAAGAACATCCACCACGCGAAGGACAAGATCTGGGAGCTCACGGTGGGATGA
- the pyrF gene encoding orotidine-5'-phosphate decarboxylase: MKRLVLALDVYERERALEIARETSEYLWAIKVNWPLILGAGVGIIKELKETANLPLIADLKLADIPNTNRLVAGKVFEAGADYVIVHGFTGRDSVNAVKELGEVIIVVEMSHPGAGEFIQPAVDGLIELANDVRPFGVIAPATRPERISYIRSKLRGEIKILTPGVGAQGGSAKKALEAGADYVIVGRSIYESRNPREKARELHEELMGAI, from the coding sequence ATGAAGCGACTTGTTTTGGCCCTCGATGTGTACGAGAGGGAGAGAGCGCTTGAAATAGCCAGAGAAACCTCGGAATACCTGTGGGCAATAAAGGTGAACTGGCCCCTCATTCTGGGGGCGGGGGTGGGCATCATCAAAGAGCTGAAAGAGACGGCAAACTTACCCCTAATAGCTGACCTCAAGCTGGCCGATATCCCCAACACCAACAGGCTTGTAGCGGGCAAAGTCTTTGAGGCCGGGGCCGACTATGTGATAGTTCACGGTTTTACGGGAAGAGATAGCGTAAATGCCGTGAAAGAACTCGGGGAAGTGATAATTGTAGTGGAGATGAGCCACCCCGGTGCCGGGGAATTCATTCAGCCAGCCGTGGACGGGCTCATAGAGCTTGCCAACGACGTCAGGCCATTCGGAGTAATAGCCCCGGCCACACGGCCCGAAAGAATATCATACATCCGCTCAAAGCTTAGGGGCGAAATAAAAATCCTAACCCCCGGTGTTGGGGCGCAGGGAGGAAGCGCAAAAAAGGCCCTTGAGGCCGGGGCCGATTACGTAATAGTCGGCCGTTCAATATATGAGAGCAGGAATCCGCGTGAAAAAGCCAGAGAGTTACATGAAGAGCTAATGGGGGCGATATGA
- a CDS encoding DUF4443 domain-containing protein yields the protein MSWRRGAYPEFTLEDFIASIFMLMEPVGRKTMAEALDLGEGSVRTLLKKLEGIGIIESAQRGHLLNRKGIELAKKLKELFSEAHFVGEVEDMPAYALVVKNAPEFKSIDLRDEAIRFFARGAMILRVKGEEIVFPEDNRPLKETMGELAGRIEEVLDFSEGDTVVVTWAENPADAIKSAYHVAVVLRGEEIPEEIKSLVR from the coding sequence ATGAGCTGGAGGAGGGGAGCGTATCCCGAATTCACCCTCGAAGACTTCATAGCGTCGATATTCATGCTGATGGAACCGGTTGGCAGAAAGACAATGGCAGAGGCCCTGGATCTCGGGGAGGGCAGTGTAAGGACGCTTCTTAAGAAGCTCGAGGGTATAGGCATCATAGAATCCGCCCAGAGGGGACATTTGCTGAACAGAAAGGGAATTGAACTTGCGAAAAAACTGAAAGAACTCTTTTCAGAGGCCCACTTTGTGGGTGAAGTGGAGGACATGCCGGCGTATGCCCTGGTCGTGAAGAACGCCCCCGAATTCAAGAGTATAGACCTGAGGGACGAAGCCATCAGATTCTTTGCGAGGGGTGCCATGATACTCAGGGTGAAAGGAGAGGAAATAGTATTCCCCGAGGACAACAGGCCTCTGAAAGAGACCATGGGGGAGCTCGCGGGGAGGATCGAAGAAGTTCTGGATTTTTCGGAGGGCGATACAGTGGTTGTAACCTGGGCAGAGAATCCTGCAGATGCCATCAAAAGTGCCTATCACGTCGCGGTTGTCCTCAGGGGAGAGGAGATCCCTGAAGAGATCAAATCGCTGGTGAGGTGA
- a CDS encoding DUF72 domain-containing protein has product MIRVGTCGFCGAKKRYFLDFDVVEVQQTFYRLIDEKTLGNWKREAPEDFVFSIKAFQGVTHPFTSPTWRRSNVRPSRDVGLLRPNSTVLHFWRLTLREAEVLGARFVLIQLPGSFKETEESFANAERFFGTIDRGGFEIGVELRGWSERGVKRFVREFDVIDVTDPLVRVPLHRGNVNYYRLHGRYENGRIIYNHTYTDEELEKALGRVLGWNREESFVLFNNSSMCNDARRFKGRLKQRLAG; this is encoded by the coding sequence ATGATAAGGGTTGGAACCTGCGGCTTCTGCGGGGCTAAGAAACGATACTTCCTCGATTTCGATGTCGTTGAAGTTCAGCAGACTTTCTACCGTCTCATTGATGAGAAAACCCTGGGAAACTGGAAAAGGGAAGCTCCTGAGGACTTCGTTTTCTCCATAAAAGCGTTTCAGGGGGTGACACACCCTTTCACCAGCCCGACCTGGAGGAGGAGTAACGTAAGGCCCTCGCGGGATGTTGGTCTTTTGAGGCCGAACTCAACGGTTCTTCATTTCTGGAGACTGACGCTGAGGGAAGCGGAAGTTCTTGGGGCCAGGTTTGTTCTGATACAGCTTCCCGGAAGTTTTAAGGAGACCGAAGAGAGCTTTGCCAACGCGGAAAGGTTCTTCGGCACGATCGACAGGGGAGGTTTCGAAATAGGGGTTGAACTCAGGGGGTGGAGTGAAAGGGGAGTAAAACGCTTTGTTAGGGAATTTGATGTGATAGACGTCACCGATCCTCTGGTAAGGGTACCCCTTCACAGGGGGAACGTTAATTACTACCGTCTCCACGGGAGGTATGAGAACGGCAGGATCATTTACAATCACACCTACACGGATGAGGAGCTTGAAAAGGCCCTCGGAAGGGTCCTTGGATGGAACAGGGAGGAGAGCTTTGTCCTGTTCAACAACTCAAGTATGTGCAACGATGCGAGGCGGTTCAAAGGCCGGCTAAAGCAGCGTTTGGCGGGTTGA
- a CDS encoding translation initiation factor eIF-2B alpha/beta/delta subunit family protein (eIF-2BA; catalyzes the binding of GTP to IF2) has translation MLPAEVKMIIEEMKAERIQGASWLARKGAEAYHLLAETMEGDELEKALEEIGEEIINVNRTMASLYNLTRFIPITGNPALVKSKAEEFIRLSEEAKREIGNIGSELIDENEVIITHSFSSAVLEILKSARRKGKRFRVILTESSPDYEGIALARELEKLDVPFEVITDAQIGLFSKRATLALVGADSITRDGALINKAGTYPLALACHDNSVPFYGAAESFKIHPELKSEEVDITERPYTRQGFRVRNYLFDITPWKYIRGIITEFGVLIPPKEI, from the coding sequence ATGCTGCCCGCTGAAGTCAAAATGATAATAGAGGAGATGAAGGCCGAGAGGATACAGGGTGCCAGCTGGCTCGCCAGGAAGGGTGCTGAAGCCTATCACCTTTTAGCGGAAACGATGGAAGGGGACGAGCTCGAGAAGGCCCTGGAGGAAATCGGAGAGGAGATAATCAACGTCAACAGGACGATGGCCTCACTCTACAACCTAACCAGGTTCATCCCAATAACGGGCAACCCTGCCCTCGTAAAATCCAAGGCCGAAGAATTCATACGGCTCTCCGAAGAAGCGAAGCGGGAGATCGGGAACATAGGAAGCGAGCTCATCGACGAGAACGAGGTGATAATAACCCATTCGTTTTCATCTGCTGTTTTGGAGATACTGAAATCGGCCAGGAGAAAAGGAAAGAGGTTCCGGGTTATCCTGACGGAGAGCAGCCCGGACTACGAAGGAATCGCCCTTGCCAGAGAACTGGAAAAGCTCGATGTTCCCTTTGAAGTTATAACCGATGCCCAGATTGGGCTGTTTTCAAAGAGGGCAACCCTCGCCTTAGTGGGGGCGGACAGCATCACCCGGGATGGGGCGCTGATAAACAAGGCCGGGACGTACCCTCTGGCGCTGGCGTGTCACGACAACTCGGTACCGTTTTACGGGGCCGCCGAAAGCTTCAAAATCCACCCGGAACTGAAAAGTGAAGAGGTCGATATTACGGAAAGGCCTTACACCCGGCAGGGCTTCCGGGTTAGGAACTACCTCTTCGATATAACACCCTGGAAGTACATCCGGGGGATAATAACGGAGTTCGGAGTTCTGATCCCACCAAAAGAGATATAA
- a CDS encoding phosphorylating glyceraldehyde-3-phosphate dehydrogenase: MRVRVGVNGYGTIGKRVAYAVSKQDDMELVGITKTKPDFEAYRAKELGIPVYAAGEEFLPTFENAGFEVAGTLNDLLEKVDVIVDATPEGMGARNKALYEKAGVKAIFQGGEKASVAEVSFVAQANYEKALGKDYVRVVSCNTTGLTRTLSALQDYIDYAYAVMIRRAADPNDSKRGPVDAITPSVTVPSHHGPDVQTVIPINIETSAFVVPTTLMHVHSIMVELKKPLTEKDVIDIFENTTRVLLFEKEKGFESTAQIIEFARDLHREWNNLYEIAVWRESVSVKGKRLFYIQAVHQESDVVPENVDAIRAMFELAEKWESIRKTNRSLGILK, encoded by the coding sequence ATGAGAGTTAGGGTCGGTGTCAACGGTTACGGAACCATTGGAAAGCGCGTTGCCTACGCGGTCTCAAAGCAGGACGATATGGAGCTCGTTGGGATAACAAAGACGAAGCCGGACTTTGAAGCCTACCGCGCTAAAGAGCTCGGAATCCCGGTTTACGCCGCGGGCGAGGAGTTCCTGCCAACGTTTGAAAACGCCGGCTTTGAGGTTGCCGGAACTCTCAACGACCTCCTGGAGAAGGTTGACGTCATCGTTGATGCAACGCCCGAGGGGATGGGGGCCAGGAATAAAGCGCTCTACGAGAAGGCCGGCGTTAAAGCTATCTTCCAGGGCGGTGAAAAGGCGAGCGTTGCCGAGGTTTCCTTTGTCGCTCAGGCCAACTACGAGAAGGCCCTCGGGAAAGACTACGTCAGGGTTGTCTCCTGCAACACGACCGGCCTAACCAGGACCCTTTCCGCTTTGCAGGATTACATTGATTACGCCTACGCTGTGATGATAAGGAGAGCCGCCGACCCGAACGACTCCAAGCGCGGCCCGGTGGACGCGATAACGCCGAGCGTGACAGTTCCCTCGCACCACGGGCCCGATGTGCAGACGGTCATTCCAATAAACATCGAGACCTCCGCCTTCGTCGTGCCGACGACTCTGATGCACGTCCACAGCATAATGGTTGAGCTGAAGAAGCCGCTGACCGAGAAGGACGTCATTGACATCTTTGAGAACACCACCAGGGTTCTCCTCTTCGAGAAGGAGAAGGGCTTTGAGAGCACGGCGCAGATCATAGAGTTCGCCAGGGATTTACACCGCGAGTGGAACAACCTCTATGAGATCGCTGTCTGGAGGGAGAGCGTCAGCGTGAAGGGTAAGAGGCTCTTCTACATCCAGGCGGTGCACCAGGAGAGCGACGTGGTTCCTGAGAACGTCGATGCGATAAGGGCCATGTTCGAGCTGGCAGAGAAGTGGGAGAGCATAAGAAAGACCAACCGCTCCCTTGGAATTTTGAAGTGA
- a CDS encoding DUF167 domain-containing protein has translation MKFLKEGKDGTLLFIHVQPNAKENAIEGIDEWRGRLKVKIKAPPVEGKANREVVKFFSRLLGAEVEIVKGEASREKDLLVKGLSEEDVRKKLGL, from the coding sequence ATGAAGTTCCTGAAGGAGGGAAAGGACGGGACTCTCCTCTTCATCCACGTCCAGCCGAATGCGAAGGAGAACGCCATTGAAGGAATAGACGAGTGGCGCGGTCGTCTGAAGGTCAAAATCAAAGCTCCACCCGTTGAGGGGAAGGCGAACAGAGAAGTGGTGAAGTTCTTCTCGAGGCTCCTTGGGGCAGAGGTCGAGATCGTGAAGGGCGAGGCGAGCAGGGAGAAGGACCTCCTCGTGAAGGGTCTGAGCGAGGAAGATGTGAGGAAGAAGCTCGGCCTCTGA
- the trmY gene encoding tRNA (pseudouridine(54)-N(1))-methyltransferase TrmY, translated as MRTFIIKAKEAHTRADFRLDDLPGTSGRIDLLCRVLNSAFLLSHGFRRNVRVWLLLYGPPDPPKAIRFDGPELKVRLNPDEGSTAKLIMKALKAGEGLREPGKEVEVYPGLSVSNRTFEDVIRLTVKNSALYYLHEEGRPIGELSFPQNVAFVLGDHNGLSREDEAFLDGIAGRVSVGRKSYLASHVVAYVNIFLDSLPNPP; from the coding sequence ATGAGGACTTTCATAATCAAGGCGAAGGAGGCCCATACGAGGGCGGATTTCAGGTTAGATGACCTTCCCGGGACGAGCGGGAGGATCGACCTCCTCTGCAGGGTTCTGAACTCCGCCTTTCTCCTTTCCCACGGCTTCAGAAGGAACGTCAGGGTCTGGCTTCTCCTCTACGGCCCGCCGGATCCTCCCAAGGCGATACGGTTTGATGGGCCGGAGCTGAAGGTTCGCCTCAACCCGGACGAGGGGAGCACGGCCAAGCTGATAATGAAGGCATTGAAAGCTGGTGAAGGCCTCAGGGAACCGGGAAAAGAGGTTGAGGTTTACCCCGGCCTCTCCGTGAGCAACAGAACCTTTGAAGACGTGATACGGCTGACCGTGAAGAACTCCGCGCTCTATTACCTCCACGAGGAGGGAAGGCCAATAGGTGAGTTGAGCTTCCCCCAGAACGTTGCCTTCGTCCTTGGCGACCATAATGGCTTGAGCAGGGAAGACGAGGCCTTTTTGGACGGCATAGCCGGGAGAGTGAGCGTTGGGAGAAAAAGTTACCTCGCGTCGCACGTCGTTGCCTACGTAAACATCTTCCTTGACTCCCTTCCAAATCCCCCCTAA
- a CDS encoding DUF402 domain-containing protein, protein MTAKIHLVYKRIPNRVLERDDEVIADLGNIIVARSRFEGMPAPLKVKGVKVIDNGYGMVYFAFIGENYDILKVYDGEGNFKGLYIDILAYTKREGNTLEMLDLFLDIFVFPDGEAFLLDEDELEMALNYGLIDKETFDLARSAAQGILERLKRGEFPPEVIWRY, encoded by the coding sequence ATGACGGCCAAAATCCACCTCGTCTACAAACGCATCCCCAACCGCGTCCTCGAGCGGGACGATGAAGTAATAGCAGATCTTGGAAACATTATCGTCGCCAGATCCCGCTTTGAGGGCATGCCCGCGCCTTTGAAAGTGAAGGGCGTTAAAGTTATAGACAACGGCTATGGAATGGTCTACTTCGCATTCATCGGGGAGAACTATGACATCCTCAAGGTCTACGACGGAGAGGGGAACTTTAAGGGGCTCTACATTGACATTTTGGCATACACAAAACGCGAAGGGAACACCTTAGAGATGCTCGACCTTTTCCTCGACATCTTCGTCTTTCCTGACGGAGAAGCTTTCCTCCTCGATGAAGACGAGCTTGAGATGGCCCTGAACTACGGGTTAATAGACAAGGAAACCTTTGACCTCGCCCGCTCAGCTGCTCAGGGAATCCTCGAGAGGCTCAAGAGAGGTGAGTTTCCACCGGAGGTGATCTGGAGGTATTAG